The following proteins are co-located in the Candidatus Ozemobacteraceae bacterium genome:
- a CDS encoding TlyA family RNA methyltransferase, whose translation MAKRMRVDLLVVHLGLAPDTDTARRLVMAGEIRIGDRVYDKPGELVPSGTLLERREKRGPFVSRGAVKLDNALSAFDIDVGGATCLDIGASTGGFTQVLLRRGAAHVTALDVGYGLLDARLRDDPRVTPVERTNFRTISEGEVSGPYDLIVADVSFISLRAIVAPAMRRLAPGGSMLLLVKPQFEAEAASVSPGGLVTDPDVHRAILAHLCAAFGEHGLLLFGLEPVPVVSANKNIEYISWWKTAGASPLTEADRDRIVAAAFARG comes from the coding sequence ATGGCCAAACGCATGCGAGTCGATTTGCTCGTCGTTCATCTCGGGCTGGCGCCCGATACCGATACGGCAAGGCGCCTCGTGATGGCCGGAGAGATCCGTATCGGCGACCGCGTCTACGACAAACCGGGCGAACTGGTTCCGTCCGGCACGCTCCTGGAGCGACGGGAAAAACGCGGTCCGTTCGTGTCGCGCGGCGCCGTCAAGCTCGACAACGCCCTCTCGGCCTTCGACATCGACGTCGGCGGTGCGACGTGCCTCGACATCGGGGCCTCGACGGGCGGGTTCACCCAGGTGCTTCTCCGGAGAGGCGCCGCGCACGTCACCGCGCTCGACGTCGGGTACGGCCTGCTCGATGCGCGTCTTCGCGACGATCCGCGGGTCACACCCGTCGAGCGCACGAACTTCCGCACGATTTCGGAAGGAGAGGTTTCCGGACCGTACGATCTCATCGTCGCCGACGTCTCGTTCATCTCCCTGAGAGCCATCGTCGCCCCCGCGATGCGGCGGCTGGCCCCCGGCGGCAGCATGTTGCTGCTCGTCAAGCCCCAGTTCGAGGCCGAGGCCGCTTCCGTCAGCCCGGGCGGCCTCGTCACCGATCCGGACGTGCATCGCGCCATCCTCGCGCACCTCTGCGCCGCCTTCGGCGAACACGGCCTTCTCCTGTTCGGCCTCGAACCGGTGCCGGTCGTCAGCGCGAACAAAAACATCGAGTATATATCCTGGTGGAAAACCGCCGGCGCGTCACCCCTGACCGAAGCCGACCGCGACCGCATCGTCGCCGCCGCCTTCGCCCGCGGTTGA
- a CDS encoding PAS domain S-box protein, which yields MNENIFDPLGDESDPERLEAELARAEAVRDALLAEAANYRRAFEIAREHAGVSVWNIDLQARTLMLGTESSVHSLDERLHPDDVETMFREVSRSSPDEPDVRMKLRMKGPGERWDWFRFDGLVERFDSDGRPQLLIGVGKNISDEILLEENLAEDERLLEELLDNSVAILYRHDSNPNGAGYFNSPLYLHAVPSCAGSIDKVIEEGLESIHPDDRERIDAALGQNMASLNGSQVTSVMEYRRADLKGEYHWYYDIVTLIPDRKNAVQTMLGSALEITALKEAEATLRASEERYRLVTTLSSFIIWTTDLEMNFRYCSLGVKNMLGYTAEEVIALGPRKTLLPESYRLVVRLAQEIRLQEAKRPGSFIPRYVQLWQRHKNGMAVLTEVAVSVVHDESGRLEGFCGVTRDITEFHHMKEALRTEREMLENRVLERTAELLRANEVLRREIERRRQVETALLEMSEAEQRTIGHELHDGLCQQLAGVMCLCEAARDRLLEIGSIDAIQMGRIHDLLADAVRYARYMARGLSPLFIDVNGLSDSLEALASSLPLMYRVSCSFTQLGKSRVEEPEQALSLYRIARLAVQNSVHEGNAAHVDILLKTTSKSVSLIVSDDGSPRATSIASSEYGHCMIDYRMRIMSGSVIVKNRRGGGTVVRCVAPLRRKENGNDGATNV from the coding sequence ATGAACGAAAACATTTTCGACCCTCTCGGCGACGAAAGCGATCCGGAGAGGCTCGAGGCGGAGCTCGCCCGTGCCGAGGCCGTCCGCGATGCCCTCCTGGCGGAAGCCGCGAACTACCGGCGCGCGTTCGAGATCGCTCGCGAGCATGCGGGCGTGTCGGTCTGGAACATCGATCTTCAGGCCCGGACACTGATGTTGGGAACGGAGTCGAGCGTACACTCTCTCGACGAGCGTCTTCATCCCGACGATGTGGAAACGATGTTCCGTGAAGTCTCGCGATCGAGTCCCGACGAGCCCGACGTGCGGATGAAACTGAGGATGAAGGGGCCCGGCGAGCGGTGGGATTGGTTCCGATTCGACGGCCTCGTCGAGCGGTTCGACTCCGATGGACGACCTCAGCTTCTCATTGGCGTCGGAAAAAATATATCTGATGAGATACTATTGGAAGAGAATCTTGCGGAGGATGAGCGTTTGCTCGAAGAACTGCTCGATAATTCGGTTGCCATTCTCTACCGGCACGACTCGAATCCGAATGGCGCCGGGTATTTCAACTCGCCGCTGTATCTGCACGCCGTCCCCAGCTGCGCGGGATCAATCGACAAGGTCATCGAAGAAGGTCTCGAGTCGATTCATCCCGATGATCGTGAGCGCATCGATGCCGCTCTGGGGCAGAACATGGCAAGCCTCAACGGCAGTCAGGTCACGAGTGTGATGGAATACCGCCGTGCCGATTTGAAAGGGGAGTACCACTGGTATTACGATATTGTGACGCTCATTCCCGACCGTAAGAACGCCGTGCAGACGATGCTCGGCTCGGCTCTCGAGATCACGGCCCTGAAAGAGGCCGAAGCGACGCTCCGTGCATCCGAGGAGCGATACCGCCTGGTGACGACCCTCAGCTCGTTCATCATCTGGACCACGGATCTGGAAATGAACTTCCGGTACTGCAGTCTGGGTGTAAAGAATATGCTTGGATATACTGCTGAAGAAGTCATCGCGCTTGGGCCGCGGAAAACATTACTGCCGGAATCCTACAGGCTGGTCGTACGGCTGGCGCAGGAAATCCGGTTGCAGGAGGCGAAACGACCGGGTTCGTTCATACCCCGCTATGTCCAGCTCTGGCAGCGGCACAAAAACGGTATGGCCGTTCTGACGGAAGTCGCCGTTTCGGTGGTTCATGACGAATCTGGACGACTCGAGGGATTTTGCGGGGTGACCCGCGATATCACCGAGTTTCATCACATGAAGGAAGCCTTGCGGACGGAACGCGAAATGCTGGAAAACCGCGTTTTGGAACGGACGGCTGAGTTGCTTCGCGCGAACGAGGTTCTTCGCCGGGAAATTGAGCGGCGGCGCCAGGTCGAGACGGCGTTGCTCGAGATGAGCGAGGCGGAGCAGCGAACGATCGGGCACGAACTGCACGACGGTCTCTGTCAGCAGCTCGCCGGTGTCATGTGCCTCTGCGAGGCCGCTCGCGACAGGCTTCTGGAGATCGGAAGCATCGACGCGATCCAGATGGGACGCATTCATGACCTGCTCGCAGACGCCGTGCGCTACGCGCGATATATGGCGCGCGGTCTGAGCCCTCTCTTCATCGACGTCAACGGGTTGTCCGACTCCCTCGAGGCGCTTGCCTCCTCTCTACCGCTAATGTACCGCGTCTCATGCAGCTTTACCCAGCTTGGGAAATCTCGTGTCGAGGAGCCGGAGCAGGCCCTGAGCCTGTACCGGATCGCCCGATTGGCGGTTCAGAATTCCGTTCACGAGGGCAATGCCGCGCATGTCGACATCCTGCTGAAGACCACTTCAAAGTCGGTCAGCCTGATCGTCAGCGACGACGGCTCTCCGCGGGCGACATCGATCGCCTCTTCCGAATACGGCCATTGCATGATCGATTACCGCATGAGAATCATGTCGGGAAGCGTCATCGTGAAAAATCGCCGCGGCGGCGGAACGGTCGTGAGATGCGTTGCGCCGCTTCGACGCAAGGAGAACGGGAACGATGGCGCAACGAACGTCTGA
- a CDS encoding PAS domain S-box protein yields MAQRTSESMHEKEVARLENLRRRIAVVRDESMAAAAVVETLKRHAGLLAERGGIDIFHVGRGEEPVFATANTGDASALRHALSALSGEDSTFQADIREGGGASMVPKTLRIDGVVTSRAEDGAPDIAVGIRYEITGKLTKIGELGKRARQFRELLDNAAVLFYRFDLKHGSFRYSNRSAQQFPAFRERPEPGDPLGKLTCDIHPDDIGRIAPLIRKAMNPPVAAKSSITIEYRRRNDQGQYRWLYEKLTFLSDETNTVSSIIGSAADITPLKDVQDAIRESERRYRMMIELSTDIIWILDLDFRLVYTSPACFKMLGYTTEEMFRLAPGSTLAPESFRQLRAAIREYLEREPASHGFDDTVRCELTFRRKDGALVRGELVFTGYRDDSGRLLGICGATRDITERKSVEEEMKRTQRELERRIADRSEKLSYINTLLNIEMERRKQMEHFMLHHPERDRALIGRELNEGLCQELVGMMCLCEVVRENLQGRDAVANEDIASILDLLADAVRQARGMAKGLNPLLADPRSLDCSLGLLAEKTSELFNVRCRFSSSSEIGIGNPDQALNLYRIAQEAVHNAIRHGKARNIEIELGGDDEYVRLSVADDGIGRGGTPVNPKGMGLKIMAYRMQAMSGTLRVIDRAEGGVLIDCSAPRRQPAR; encoded by the coding sequence ATGGCGCAACGAACGTCTGAGTCGATGCACGAGAAAGAGGTCGCCCGGCTGGAAAACCTCAGGCGGAGGATTGCGGTCGTTCGCGACGAGAGCATGGCGGCGGCCGCGGTCGTGGAAACGCTGAAAAGGCATGCCGGGCTTCTTGCCGAGCGTGGTGGGATCGACATCTTCCACGTGGGCCGTGGCGAAGAGCCGGTGTTCGCGACGGCAAACACCGGTGACGCCTCCGCCCTGCGACATGCGCTTTCGGCGCTGTCAGGAGAGGACTCGACCTTTCAGGCCGATATCAGGGAGGGTGGCGGGGCGAGCATGGTTCCCAAAACGCTCAGGATCGACGGGGTCGTCACATCCAGGGCGGAAGACGGAGCCCCGGATATCGCCGTCGGGATCAGATATGAGATCACCGGCAAGCTCACGAAGATCGGAGAACTCGGGAAGCGCGCGAGGCAGTTTCGGGAACTGCTCGACAATGCGGCGGTGCTCTTTTACCGGTTCGATCTGAAGCACGGCAGTTTCAGGTATTCCAACCGTTCGGCCCAGCAATTTCCGGCATTCCGGGAACGCCCGGAGCCCGGCGACCCGCTCGGGAAGCTGACGTGCGATATCCATCCCGACGACATCGGGCGAATCGCCCCGTTGATTCGGAAGGCCATGAATCCTCCGGTGGCGGCGAAATCTTCCATCACGATCGAATACCGACGGCGGAACGACCAGGGGCAATACAGGTGGCTGTACGAAAAGCTCACCTTCCTTTCGGACGAGACGAATACAGTATCCTCCATCATAGGATCCGCCGCTGACATCACGCCGTTGAAGGACGTCCAGGACGCCATCCGGGAGAGCGAACGGCGGTATCGCATGATGATCGAGCTTTCCACGGATATCATCTGGATTCTCGATCTCGATTTCCGGCTCGTCTATACGAGCCCCGCCTGTTTCAAAATGCTGGGCTATACCACGGAGGAGATGTTCCGCCTCGCTCCGGGTTCGACCTTGGCTCCTGAGTCCTTCAGGCAGCTCCGGGCGGCGATCAGGGAGTATCTCGAGCGGGAGCCGGCCTCTCACGGTTTCGATGACACGGTGCGATGCGAGTTGACCTTCCGAAGAAAGGACGGCGCTCTGGTGCGGGGGGAACTCGTATTCACCGGATACCGGGACGATTCCGGGCGGCTTCTCGGAATCTGCGGCGCCACTCGCGACATCACCGAGCGAAAATCGGTCGAGGAGGAGATGAAACGGACCCAGCGCGAACTCGAGCGTCGCATCGCGGACAGATCCGAAAAACTTTCCTACATCAACACCCTGCTGAACATCGAGATGGAACGGCGAAAGCAGATGGAACATTTCATGCTCCATCACCCCGAGCGTGACCGGGCCTTGATCGGCAGGGAGTTGAACGAGGGGTTGTGCCAGGAACTGGTCGGCATGATGTGCCTCTGCGAAGTGGTCAGGGAGAACCTCCAGGGACGCGACGCCGTCGCGAACGAAGACATCGCCAGTATTCTGGATCTCCTCGCCGACGCCGTCAGGCAGGCCCGGGGGATGGCGAAGGGGCTGAACCCCCTGCTGGCCGATCCTCGCAGCCTCGACTGTTCCCTCGGTCTTCTCGCGGAGAAAACATCGGAGTTGTTCAACGTCCGGTGCCGTTTTTCCTCCTCGAGCGAGATTGGCATCGGCAATCCCGATCAGGCGCTGAATCTGTATCGCATCGCCCAGGAAGCCGTCCATAACGCAATTCGTCACGGAAAAGCCCGGAATATCGAGATCGAACTCGGCGGCGACGATGAATACGTGAGGCTGAGCGTGGCGGACGACGGCATCGGGCGTGGAGGAACCCCGGTAAATCCGAAGGGCATGGGATTGAAGATCATGGCCTATAGAATGCAGGCCATGTCGGGAACGCTCCGGGTGATCGACCGCGCAGAAGGCGGGGTGCTGATCGATTGCTCGGCGCCGAGGCGGCAACCCGCCAGATGA
- a CDS encoding response regulator transcription factor, which translates to MFAGPQHIGIKVFLVDDHGVMRMGLRQLLVRRGFEVSGEAETAADALSRIAVVRPDVALIDLSLGRDDGMALLEQLSTAVPDVSLIVYSMYDDPLYVRKAVAAGAKGYVTKDDASTHLVDAIRAVVAGKRFYSESIAGKLVETIVDKTEPAETPQLSKREQDIFNLLGEGFSIREIAGKLSLSHKTIETHCGNLKLKLGVKTMRELSRQAIRQNSNTHR; encoded by the coding sequence GTGTTCGCGGGGCCACAGCACATCGGAATCAAGGTTTTCCTCGTCGACGATCACGGCGTCATGCGGATGGGGCTTCGGCAGCTCCTCGTCAGGCGCGGTTTCGAAGTGTCCGGCGAGGCCGAAACGGCCGCAGACGCATTGTCGAGGATCGCCGTCGTCCGGCCGGATGTCGCGCTCATCGATCTCTCGCTCGGCCGGGACGACGGAATGGCGCTTCTGGAACAGCTCAGTACCGCCGTTCCAGACGTCAGCCTCATCGTCTACTCGATGTACGACGACCCGTTGTACGTCAGGAAAGCCGTGGCGGCCGGGGCGAAGGGCTACGTTACCAAAGACGACGCCTCGACCCACCTGGTCGACGCGATCCGGGCGGTCGTCGCGGGAAAACGCTTCTACAGCGAGTCTATCGCCGGCAAGCTCGTCGAAACGATCGTCGACAAGACGGAACCCGCCGAAACGCCGCAACTCTCGAAACGCGAACAGGATATTTTCAACCTCCTCGGCGAGGGCTTTTCCATCCGGGAAATCGCCGGCAAGCTCTCGCTGAGCCACAAGACGATCGAAACGCACTGCGGGAATCTGAAACTGAAGCTCGGCGTGAAGACGATGCGCGAGTTGTCGCGACAAGCGATCCGCCAGAACAGCAACACCCATCGCTGA
- a CDS encoding adenylate/guanylate cyclase domain-containing protein produces MPAGEQPAPGSRERFGGSRWELLGPLVLCLAIALLARLYGWQQARLDAMSAESRWRQEARAEIERFRGGWTYALQVETAMDRLRRSVAAVLDERSELTGATFAKLFREALPASHRPEGTQVFAFRVDPSGVHETLKGPGLESAMSRLVGSLLVAALAPDAVSQARRPSLDRQASGLFGELIGFDVLARLRRGRLTGSRWRGGDYLMIWNAAETPRGTILWLAQFPRKASIAAKPVDLALRKGTARCRGRMWPVLVPLYPESGRVRLRVASGTVPATTLRRISGAIAGCGSRNAIAPPGSVGTTIPGLWMMRDIIANTLPFELWMVGPVPPQARRETLPPWEKALYASLFGGFLVFVARRAMHPGQSDLSLRIWFTGYVVLAGVIPLGIVWVLSSWWISANAARRAGDMERMAEERLVRLDLMSIREVDRFAETCGRALEDSSLLKRLVDAPAGDAGQREIDRELAALRAAGLPAEYMQVFRPGRDSFMATAPGASDRPNRALFQLQSGMINMTAVFGDPKNAEYYTKALQGRERLSFEGFRAVFSDEFGRYYYDVRRRGHLFRGSNEPLFMTYDIIADASKFQLGVIFATRAGGQFASLLRDELARWKMMLPGFRIAWGKLMPGGFEPFGGAGMAPSPDLERTLNDAARSGNMRISRSGERIFIARPCERMPGFIVGLEFSTAAIRRDAAGTLLRLECILSIIVSILFLIGLGVGRHLLQPLSGLEAGLKRAAAGDLETRVGLERPDEIGEVTNAFDRMIDGLRERRALGRFVSATLDQDVSQERETFAGPREVDGAVLVSDLRSFTTISETRPVEEVVGMLNAHLEAMAGAIHTAGGKIDRFIGDAVIAAFYGNPPAENARRALNAAVAMRRAHERRIEERRAAGAFAYGMGVGIDAGKLLVGSFGTAERMERAVLGVPRDEAERLEADSKKGRYTTIVLSSEMMRLLGNPATGWEQIPGSDGWELVELPPEDGA; encoded by the coding sequence ATGCCGGCCGGTGAACAGCCTGCGCCGGGAAGCCGGGAACGATTCGGCGGCAGCCGGTGGGAACTGCTCGGGCCGCTGGTGCTCTGTCTGGCGATAGCCCTGCTGGCCCGCCTGTACGGCTGGCAGCAGGCCCGACTCGACGCGATGAGCGCCGAGAGCCGCTGGCGTCAGGAGGCGCGGGCCGAGATCGAGCGGTTCCGCGGCGGCTGGACCTACGCTCTCCAGGTCGAGACGGCGATGGATCGGCTCCGGCGAAGCGTCGCCGCGGTGCTGGACGAACGTTCGGAACTGACCGGCGCGACGTTCGCGAAACTGTTTCGCGAAGCCCTTCCGGCTTCGCACCGGCCGGAGGGGACGCAGGTGTTCGCCTTCCGGGTCGATCCGTCCGGAGTTCACGAGACCCTGAAGGGGCCGGGGCTCGAATCGGCCATGAGCCGGCTCGTCGGAAGCCTTCTCGTCGCTGCTCTAGCCCCCGATGCGGTTTCTCAGGCGCGCCGCCCGTCGCTCGACCGGCAGGCGTCGGGGTTGTTCGGCGAACTGATCGGCTTCGACGTTCTCGCGAGGCTGCGGCGAGGGCGGCTGACGGGCTCACGGTGGCGCGGCGGCGACTATCTGATGATCTGGAACGCCGCTGAAACCCCGCGCGGTACGATTCTCTGGCTGGCTCAGTTCCCCCGAAAAGCCTCGATTGCCGCCAAGCCCGTCGATCTCGCCCTCAGAAAAGGAACCGCCAGGTGCCGCGGCAGGATGTGGCCGGTGCTGGTGCCGCTGTATCCCGAAAGCGGCAGGGTGCGGCTGCGCGTCGCCTCCGGAACGGTTCCCGCGACAACACTCCGGCGGATTTCCGGCGCGATCGCTGGCTGCGGAAGCCGGAACGCGATTGCCCCCCCGGGATCGGTCGGAACGACCATCCCCGGTCTCTGGATGATGCGCGACATTATCGCAAACACTCTCCCGTTCGAACTCTGGATGGTCGGTCCCGTTCCCCCTCAGGCCCGCCGGGAGACGCTTCCGCCCTGGGAAAAGGCGTTGTATGCCTCCCTGTTCGGCGGTTTTCTCGTTTTCGTCGCGCGCAGGGCGATGCATCCGGGGCAGAGCGACCTGTCGCTTCGGATCTGGTTCACGGGATACGTCGTGCTTGCGGGGGTCATTCCGCTCGGCATCGTGTGGGTGCTTTCGTCATGGTGGATCTCCGCCAACGCCGCGCGACGCGCCGGCGACATGGAGCGGATGGCCGAGGAACGGCTTGTGCGCCTCGACCTGATGAGCATTCGCGAAGTCGACCGGTTCGCGGAGACCTGCGGCAGGGCCCTCGAAGACTCGTCTCTTCTGAAACGACTCGTCGACGCCCCGGCTGGCGACGCCGGCCAGCGGGAAATCGATCGCGAGCTCGCCGCCCTCCGGGCCGCAGGCCTTCCCGCCGAGTATATGCAGGTGTTCAGGCCCGGCCGCGACTCGTTCATGGCGACGGCGCCAGGAGCGAGCGACCGGCCGAACCGGGCCCTGTTCCAGTTGCAGAGCGGTATGATCAACATGACCGCCGTCTTTGGAGACCCGAAAAATGCCGAATATTATACGAAGGCGCTGCAGGGACGCGAGCGTCTCTCATTCGAAGGATTCAGGGCCGTGTTCTCCGACGAGTTCGGGCGATACTACTACGACGTCCGGCGGCGGGGGCACCTGTTCCGCGGCTCGAACGAGCCGCTCTTCATGACCTACGACATCATCGCCGACGCGTCGAAGTTCCAGCTGGGCGTGATTTTCGCGACGCGCGCCGGCGGCCAGTTCGCCTCTCTGCTCCGCGACGAACTCGCCCGATGGAAGATGATGCTCCCGGGGTTCCGGATCGCCTGGGGGAAGCTGATGCCCGGCGGCTTCGAGCCGTTCGGCGGTGCCGGCATGGCGCCCTCGCCCGACCTGGAGCGCACCCTGAACGACGCTGCCCGCTCCGGGAACATGAGGATCTCCCGGAGCGGCGAGCGGATCTTCATCGCCCGCCCCTGCGAACGCATGCCCGGCTTCATCGTCGGCCTGGAATTCTCAACGGCCGCTATCCGGCGCGATGCGGCGGGAACCCTGCTACGGCTGGAATGTATATTGTCTATTATTGTGTCTATCCTTTTTCTGATCGGTCTGGGTGTCGGCCGGCATCTCCTCCAGCCGCTTTCCGGGCTCGAGGCCGGGTTGAAACGGGCCGCGGCCGGCGATCTCGAGACCCGGGTGGGCCTCGAGCGGCCCGACGAGATCGGCGAGGTGACGAACGCCTTCGACCGGATGATCGACGGTCTCCGCGAACGGCGCGCGCTCGGTCGGTTTGTCTCCGCGACCCTCGACCAGGACGTGTCGCAGGAGCGCGAAACCTTCGCCGGCCCGCGTGAGGTCGACGGGGCGGTTCTTGTATCGGATCTGCGGAGTTTCACCACGATCTCCGAGACCCGGCCCGTCGAAGAGGTCGTCGGCATGCTGAACGCGCATCTTGAGGCGATGGCCGGCGCGATCCATACGGCCGGCGGCAAGATCGACAGATTCATCGGCGACGCCGTGATCGCCGCGTTTTACGGAAATCCGCCGGCCGAGAACGCCCGCCGAGCCCTGAACGCCGCCGTCGCGATGCGGCGAGCCCACGAGCGGCGCATCGAAGAGCGCCGGGCCGCGGGAGCGTTCGCCTACGGCATGGGCGTCGGCATCGACGCGGGGAAACTCCTCGTCGGCTCGTTCGGAACGGCGGAGCGGATGGAGCGTGCCGTGCTCGGCGTGCCACGCGACGAAGCCGAACGTCTCGAGGCCGATTCCAAGAAAGGCAGGTATACGACGATCGTTCTTTCCTCCGAAATGATGCGCCTTCTCGGAAATCCGGCAACGGGGTGGGAACAAATCCCGGGAAGCGACGGCTGGGAGCTCGTCGAACTGCCGCCGGAGGACGGTGCATGA